A genomic stretch from Kovacikia minuta CCNUW1 includes:
- a CDS encoding MarR family winged helix-turn-helix transcriptional regulator: MTKPSLSPTPIPVEALEQPNPPPNPEQCAEALMETIHPILQFIRAEMRSQRSPSLSVPQFRVLAFLGRHPGTSLSEVAEHSGVTRATASNLIDRLVQQQFVDRIEHPQERRSVMLTLTQLGSAHLERSRQSTRQTIAQLLTQLTPEELTTVSSGLQILDAVFNGTHHDSRE, from the coding sequence ATGACAAAACCCTCTTTATCCCCCACCCCCATTCCTGTTGAGGCGTTAGAGCAACCCAATCCGCCCCCCAACCCGGAGCAGTGTGCGGAAGCGTTGATGGAAACGATTCATCCCATTTTGCAATTCATCCGGGCAGAAATGCGCAGCCAGAGATCGCCCTCCCTGTCGGTGCCCCAATTTCGTGTCCTGGCATTCCTTGGTCGTCATCCTGGAACGTCCCTCTCCGAAGTTGCGGAGCATTCAGGTGTGACACGGGCGACCGCCTCCAATCTGATTGATCGGTTAGTGCAACAGCAGTTTGTCGATCGCATCGAACACCCCCAGGAGCGCCGCTCTGTGATGCTAACGCTGACTCAGTTAGGGAGCGCCCATCTGGAGCGATCGCGCCAATCGACTCGGCAGACCATTGCCCAACTGCTGACCCAACTGACACCTGAAGAATTGACCACCGTCTCGTCCGGGCTACAGATTTTGGATGCTGTGTTTAATGGCACACACCACGACTCCAGGGAATAG